A window from Hemicordylus capensis ecotype Gifberg chromosome 2, rHemCap1.1.pri, whole genome shotgun sequence encodes these proteins:
- the LOC128346524 gene encoding uncharacterized protein LOC128346524 isoform X1, whose translation MKSKISSSSKMKPALPINLIAAVLHVAVSRVNQLDPGTQNENIEALQRMIRALLENTPSVWNLISILKVILVWTQFLSAVTEDVKDVRSQGGQLLSYDKDEAVEAVLEIMEDVKKHPDPEFLLRLSIDTVTELTKMKLPMPFSLKAAVLNVVVSGLNQVDPGTQENSSWPFFSCEENVIPLRKWHPSRRCSGGCWRMPPLSRTQLAS comes from the exons atgaaatctaagatttcttcctccagcaaaatgaagccagctctgccaattaatctaatagcagcagtcctgcacgtggccgtgtccagagtcaaccagctggacccagggacccag aacgagaacattgaggcgctccagaggatgatcagggctttgctggagaacaccccctctgtctggaacttaatcagcatcttgaag gtcatccttGTCTGGACCCAGTTCTTGTCCGCCGTTACGGAAGATGTCAAAGACGTCAGGTCGCAGGGTGGTCAACTCCTGTCCTATGATAAGGACGAGGccgtggaagccgtactg gaaattatggaggatgtcaagaagcatccggaccctgagttcctgctgaggttaagcatagacaccgtcacggaactcac caaaatgaagctgcCTATGCCCTTCagtctcaaggcagcagtcctcaacgtggtggtgtccgggctgaaccaagtggacccagggacccaggaaAATTCTTCTTGgccttttttctcttgcgaagaaaacgtgataccact gagaaaatggcatccttcaagaagatgctcagggggctgctggaggatgcCCCCTCTATCCAGGACacaattggcatcttga
- the LOC128346524 gene encoding uncharacterized protein LOC128346524 isoform X2 translates to MKSKISSSSKMKPALPINLIAAVLHVAVSRVNQLDPGTQNENIEALQRMIRALLENTPSVWNLISILKVILVWTQFLSAVTEDVKDVRSQGGQLLSYDKDEAVEAVLEKMASFKKMLRGLLEDAPSIQDTIGILKELHKYINP, encoded by the exons atgaaatctaagatttcttcctccagcaaaatgaagccagctctgccaattaatctaatagcagcagtcctgcacgtggccgtgtccagagtcaaccagctggacccagggacccag aacgagaacattgaggcgctccagaggatgatcagggctttgctggagaacaccccctctgtctggaacttaatcagcatcttgaag gtcatccttGTCTGGACCCAGTTCTTGTCCGCCGTTACGGAAGATGTCAAAGACGTCAGGTCGCAGGGTGGTCAACTCCTGTCCTATGATAAGGACGAGGccgtggaagccgtactg gagaaaatggcatccttcaagaagatgctcagggggctgctggaggatgcCCCCTCTATCCAGGACacaattggcatcttgaag gagctccacaagtACATCAACCCGTAG